One Brassica napus cultivar Da-Ae chromosome C2, Da-Ae, whole genome shotgun sequence DNA window includes the following coding sequences:
- the LOC106415326 gene encoding protein LONGIFOLIA 1 isoform X2 → MAAKLLHSLADDSADLQKQIGCMNGIFQIFDRHHVLTGRRKSLTLGSGNANSINIERDSVDTFYQAKDTFQDTNIGGNVKEKQRVSTESSRVSFSSSCSSSPSSPDLNRVLPEASAYDQAHFPESPTSDSEMAEGNGFSQLGFDLRDVVRDSMYRDARGLSLKTPMTREEAVRRSRREDSPRPYGLKQSTPADLSESFRFLSKLRESPHHYNEVGAKGAPARYSVDSHDTLKSRQKLKELPRLSLDSRERVVQNSVVDLKPVKLPESCSSSNKKRPPSVVAKLMGLETLPGSPVGRDIHKLGLNTFDDNNDPFSRSLREKNLNRTIRFSPSSPRSLGKDPSSPRWRNSDFVMKPLSSSRFPIEPAPWKQADRNRVLQKQPVKAAAPPEVPKFPPTVYSEMERRLNDLEFKDSGKDLRALKQILEAMQSKVLLDTEKQPEPSNMAAQRDYATSNQEMTSRTRVPSSSSNQVYQSPIVIMKPAKLVEKAGIPASSLIPIHSLSGGLNKIRREKPDEKGASTSSKRVTKDSSTGKGRAESSTSSVDKKPNSRNVPSSSKKPHKVSKESGTSKSSGSVSPRLQQKKLEHDKRSRPPTPPSDSAKSRKPLNRQMAESTSPGGRRRPRAQKSLQQNDDQVSQGSNESRTSSHEMCTHSEAEAASVIEAAKAVVSNLMQNKSSPRFSEDGSSANLSLVALEHPSPISVLDTSIYREMEPSPVKTQGYVVAHDSGDDEHCEDQWNPAYSFSETTSTFSPEINRKKLQNVEHLVQKLRRLNSTHDEANQDYIASLCETPDPNTDHRYISEILLASGLLLRDLGSGLTTFQLHPSGHPINPELFYVLEQTKGSSNTHLLLHKEESKALNKEKLNRKLVFDTVNELLVEKLASVEATTNPLMKSSAKKVMSAQQLLKELCSDIETLQRQATKRSENFLLEEEDDFLKSVLAEDVMIRSGNWVDFSGETSGLVLDVERLVFKDLVNEIVHAETSRLQAKSGRRRTLFAEQ, encoded by the exons ATGGCTGCAAAGCTTCTGCATTCGTTGGCAGATGATAGTGCAGATCTGCAGAAGCAAATTGGTTGTATGAATGGTATTTTTCAGATCTTTGACCGTCACCATGTTCTCACCGGCCGGCGAAAGAGTCTTACTTTAg GTAGTGGAAATGCAAATAGCATCAACATTGAGAGAGACTCCGTTGATACATTTTATCAAGCAAAAGACACT TTTCAGGACACAAACATTGGTGGGAATGTGAAAGAGAAGCAAAGGGTTTCAACAGAATCATCCAGGGTTTCTTTCTCATCTTCCTGTTCGTCTTCCCCATCATCTCCTGATTTGAATAGAGTTCTACCTGAAGCTTCTGCCTATGACCAAGCCCATTTTCCTGAATCTCCTACAAGTGACTCTGAGATGGCCGAAGGGAATGGGTTTTCACAGCTAGGATTTGACCTCAGAGATGTTGTGAGAGACTCTATGTACAGAGACGCAAGAGGGCTTTCGCTCAAGACTCCTATGACAAGAGAGGAAGCAGTTAGACGCAGCAGAAGAGAGGATTCTCCAAGGCCTTATGGTTTGAAGCAATCCACACCTGCTGATCTCAGTGAGTCCTTCAGGTTTCTTTCCAAGCTTAGAGAATCACCACATCATTATAATGAGGTTGGAGCAAAGGGTGCACCAGCACGTTACTCTGTTGATTCTCATGATACGCTGAAATCAAGACAGAAGTTGAAAGAGCTGCCTAGGCTTTCGCTGGATAGCAGAGAAAGAGTGGTGCAAAACTCTGTTGTTGATCTTAAACCAGTTAAGCTTCCTGAAAGTTGTTCAAGCAGCAACAAGAAACGGCCTCCAAGTGTTGTTGCAAAGCTCATGGGGTTGGAGACATTGCCAGGTTCTCCAGTGGGTAGAGACATCCATAAGCTTGGTTTGAACACTTTTGACGATAACAACGATCCATTCTCAAGATCATTGAGGGAGAAAAACCTGAACCGTACAATAAGGTTTTCTCCTAGCTCACCAAGAAGCTTGGGGAAGGACCCTTCTTCTCCAAGATGGAGAAACTCTGATTTTGTTATGAAGCCTCTCTCAAGTTCTAGGTTTCCCATTGAGCCAGCTCCGTGGAAGCAAGCTGATAGAAACAGAGTTCTGCAGAAGCAGCCTGTGAAAGCAGCAGCACCGCCTGAAGTGCCTAAGTTTCCTCCTACTGTGTACAGTGAAATGGAGAGGAGATTGAACGATCTTGAGTTCAAAGATTCAGGAAAAGATCTGCGAGCTCTTAAACAAATATTAGAGGCTATGCAGTCAAAGGTTTTGCTGGACACTGAGAAACAACCAGAACCCTCAAACATGGCAGCTCAAAGAGATTATGCAACTTCTAACCAAGAGATGACATCAAGAACTAGAGTTCCCTCATCTTCATCTAACCAGGTGTATCAATCTCCGATTGTGATTATGAAACCTGCCAAACTTGTTGAAAAGGCTGGTATCCCTGCGTCATCTCTTATTCCAATTCACAGTCTATCTGGTGGGCTTAATAAGATCCGTAGAGAGAAGCCTGATGAGAAAGGAGCTTCAACAAGTAGTAAACGGGTGACAAAAGACAGTAGTACTGGAAAGGGAAGAGCTGAATCATCAACCAGCTCTGTTGATAAGAAACCTAACAGCAGAAACGTGCCGTCTTCTTCAAAGAAGCCTCATAAGGTTTCCAAAGAGAGTGGTACTTCAAAGAGTTCAGGTTCTGTAAGTCCAAGGTTGCAGCAGAAGAAGCTTGAGCATGACAAACGCTCACGGCCACCGACTCCTCCATCTGATTCTGCTAAATCAAGGAAACCGTTGAACCGACAAATGGCGGAGTCTACTTCTCCTGGTGGCAGACGTAGACCCAGGGCTCAGAAGAGTTTGCAGCAAAATGATGACCAAGTTAGTCAAGGGAGCAATGAGTCGAGGACGTCGAGTCATGAAATGTGTACTCATTCTGAAGCAGAAGCAGCATCTGTAATTGAGGCAGCCAAAGCTGTGGTCTCCAACTTAATGCAGAAT AAATCCAGTCCAAGGTTTAGTGAAGATGGATCGTCAGCAAACCTTTCACTAGTTGCTTTGGAGCATCCAAGTCCTATTTCTGTTCTTGACACCTCAATTTACAGAGAGATGGAACCATCTCCTGTGAAGACACAAG GTTATGTTGTTGCTCATGACTCTGGTGATGATGAACATTGTGAGGATCAGTGGAATCCAGCGTACAGTTTCTCTGAGACAACATCAACCTTTTCGCCAGAGATAAACCGGAAGAAGCTTCAAAACGTTGAGCACTTGGTTCAAAAGCTAAGACGTCTGAACTCTACCCATGATGAAGCCAACCAAGACTACATTGCTTCCCTCTGCGAGACCCCAGATCCCAACACCGATCACAGATACATCTCCGAGATTCTATTAGCCTCAGGTCTTCTGCTCCGAGATCTCGGCTCAGGGTTAACAACGTTTCAACTACACCCTTCAGGACACCCGATCAACCCAGAGCTGTTCTATGTTCTTGAGCAGACAAAGGGAAGCAGCAACACGCATCTGCTGCTACACAAAGAAGAAAGCAAGGCTCTGAACAAGGAGAAGCTCAACCGCAAACTTGTGTTTGACACGGTTAATGAACTTCTTGTGGAGAAACTAGCATCGGTTGAAGCCACAACGAATCCGTTGATGAAGTCATCTGCTAAGAAAGTAATGAGTGCGCAACAGCTACTGAAAGAGCTGTGCTCAGATATAGAAACACTGCAAAGACAAGCCACAAAGAGATCTGAAAACTTCCTGTTGGAGGAAGAAGACGACTTCCTGAAGAGTGTACTTGCGGAAGATGTGATGATTCGGTCTGGGAACTGGGTGGACTTCAGTGGAGAGACCTCAGGGTTGGTGCTGGATGTGGAGAGGCTTGTTTTCAAGGATCTGGTGAATGAGATCGTGCATGCAGAAACTAGCCGTTTGCAAGCAAAGTCGGGAAGACGAAGAACGCTTTTCGCGGAACAGTAA
- the LOC106415326 gene encoding protein LONGIFOLIA 1 isoform X1: MAAKLLHSLADDSADLQKQIGCMNGIFQIFDRHHVLTGRRKSLTLGSGNANSINIERDSVDTFYQAKDTVSLFLRVTDLMLSVRSILRLFAFQFQDTNIGGNVKEKQRVSTESSRVSFSSSCSSSPSSPDLNRVLPEASAYDQAHFPESPTSDSEMAEGNGFSQLGFDLRDVVRDSMYRDARGLSLKTPMTREEAVRRSRREDSPRPYGLKQSTPADLSESFRFLSKLRESPHHYNEVGAKGAPARYSVDSHDTLKSRQKLKELPRLSLDSRERVVQNSVVDLKPVKLPESCSSSNKKRPPSVVAKLMGLETLPGSPVGRDIHKLGLNTFDDNNDPFSRSLREKNLNRTIRFSPSSPRSLGKDPSSPRWRNSDFVMKPLSSSRFPIEPAPWKQADRNRVLQKQPVKAAAPPEVPKFPPTVYSEMERRLNDLEFKDSGKDLRALKQILEAMQSKVLLDTEKQPEPSNMAAQRDYATSNQEMTSRTRVPSSSSNQVYQSPIVIMKPAKLVEKAGIPASSLIPIHSLSGGLNKIRREKPDEKGASTSSKRVTKDSSTGKGRAESSTSSVDKKPNSRNVPSSSKKPHKVSKESGTSKSSGSVSPRLQQKKLEHDKRSRPPTPPSDSAKSRKPLNRQMAESTSPGGRRRPRAQKSLQQNDDQVSQGSNESRTSSHEMCTHSEAEAASVIEAAKAVVSNLMQNKSSPRFSEDGSSANLSLVALEHPSPISVLDTSIYREMEPSPVKTQGYVVAHDSGDDEHCEDQWNPAYSFSETTSTFSPEINRKKLQNVEHLVQKLRRLNSTHDEANQDYIASLCETPDPNTDHRYISEILLASGLLLRDLGSGLTTFQLHPSGHPINPELFYVLEQTKGSSNTHLLLHKEESKALNKEKLNRKLVFDTVNELLVEKLASVEATTNPLMKSSAKKVMSAQQLLKELCSDIETLQRQATKRSENFLLEEEDDFLKSVLAEDVMIRSGNWVDFSGETSGLVLDVERLVFKDLVNEIVHAETSRLQAKSGRRRTLFAEQ; encoded by the exons ATGGCTGCAAAGCTTCTGCATTCGTTGGCAGATGATAGTGCAGATCTGCAGAAGCAAATTGGTTGTATGAATGGTATTTTTCAGATCTTTGACCGTCACCATGTTCTCACCGGCCGGCGAAAGAGTCTTACTTTAg GTAGTGGAAATGCAAATAGCATCAACATTGAGAGAGACTCCGTTGATACATTTTATCAAGCAAAAGACACTGTAAGTTTATTCTTAAGGGTCACTGATCTAATGTTGTCTGTAAGATCAATCCTAAGGCTTTTTGCATTTCAGTTTCAGGACACAAACATTGGTGGGAATGTGAAAGAGAAGCAAAGGGTTTCAACAGAATCATCCAGGGTTTCTTTCTCATCTTCCTGTTCGTCTTCCCCATCATCTCCTGATTTGAATAGAGTTCTACCTGAAGCTTCTGCCTATGACCAAGCCCATTTTCCTGAATCTCCTACAAGTGACTCTGAGATGGCCGAAGGGAATGGGTTTTCACAGCTAGGATTTGACCTCAGAGATGTTGTGAGAGACTCTATGTACAGAGACGCAAGAGGGCTTTCGCTCAAGACTCCTATGACAAGAGAGGAAGCAGTTAGACGCAGCAGAAGAGAGGATTCTCCAAGGCCTTATGGTTTGAAGCAATCCACACCTGCTGATCTCAGTGAGTCCTTCAGGTTTCTTTCCAAGCTTAGAGAATCACCACATCATTATAATGAGGTTGGAGCAAAGGGTGCACCAGCACGTTACTCTGTTGATTCTCATGATACGCTGAAATCAAGACAGAAGTTGAAAGAGCTGCCTAGGCTTTCGCTGGATAGCAGAGAAAGAGTGGTGCAAAACTCTGTTGTTGATCTTAAACCAGTTAAGCTTCCTGAAAGTTGTTCAAGCAGCAACAAGAAACGGCCTCCAAGTGTTGTTGCAAAGCTCATGGGGTTGGAGACATTGCCAGGTTCTCCAGTGGGTAGAGACATCCATAAGCTTGGTTTGAACACTTTTGACGATAACAACGATCCATTCTCAAGATCATTGAGGGAGAAAAACCTGAACCGTACAATAAGGTTTTCTCCTAGCTCACCAAGAAGCTTGGGGAAGGACCCTTCTTCTCCAAGATGGAGAAACTCTGATTTTGTTATGAAGCCTCTCTCAAGTTCTAGGTTTCCCATTGAGCCAGCTCCGTGGAAGCAAGCTGATAGAAACAGAGTTCTGCAGAAGCAGCCTGTGAAAGCAGCAGCACCGCCTGAAGTGCCTAAGTTTCCTCCTACTGTGTACAGTGAAATGGAGAGGAGATTGAACGATCTTGAGTTCAAAGATTCAGGAAAAGATCTGCGAGCTCTTAAACAAATATTAGAGGCTATGCAGTCAAAGGTTTTGCTGGACACTGAGAAACAACCAGAACCCTCAAACATGGCAGCTCAAAGAGATTATGCAACTTCTAACCAAGAGATGACATCAAGAACTAGAGTTCCCTCATCTTCATCTAACCAGGTGTATCAATCTCCGATTGTGATTATGAAACCTGCCAAACTTGTTGAAAAGGCTGGTATCCCTGCGTCATCTCTTATTCCAATTCACAGTCTATCTGGTGGGCTTAATAAGATCCGTAGAGAGAAGCCTGATGAGAAAGGAGCTTCAACAAGTAGTAAACGGGTGACAAAAGACAGTAGTACTGGAAAGGGAAGAGCTGAATCATCAACCAGCTCTGTTGATAAGAAACCTAACAGCAGAAACGTGCCGTCTTCTTCAAAGAAGCCTCATAAGGTTTCCAAAGAGAGTGGTACTTCAAAGAGTTCAGGTTCTGTAAGTCCAAGGTTGCAGCAGAAGAAGCTTGAGCATGACAAACGCTCACGGCCACCGACTCCTCCATCTGATTCTGCTAAATCAAGGAAACCGTTGAACCGACAAATGGCGGAGTCTACTTCTCCTGGTGGCAGACGTAGACCCAGGGCTCAGAAGAGTTTGCAGCAAAATGATGACCAAGTTAGTCAAGGGAGCAATGAGTCGAGGACGTCGAGTCATGAAATGTGTACTCATTCTGAAGCAGAAGCAGCATCTGTAATTGAGGCAGCCAAAGCTGTGGTCTCCAACTTAATGCAGAAT AAATCCAGTCCAAGGTTTAGTGAAGATGGATCGTCAGCAAACCTTTCACTAGTTGCTTTGGAGCATCCAAGTCCTATTTCTGTTCTTGACACCTCAATTTACAGAGAGATGGAACCATCTCCTGTGAAGACACAAG GTTATGTTGTTGCTCATGACTCTGGTGATGATGAACATTGTGAGGATCAGTGGAATCCAGCGTACAGTTTCTCTGAGACAACATCAACCTTTTCGCCAGAGATAAACCGGAAGAAGCTTCAAAACGTTGAGCACTTGGTTCAAAAGCTAAGACGTCTGAACTCTACCCATGATGAAGCCAACCAAGACTACATTGCTTCCCTCTGCGAGACCCCAGATCCCAACACCGATCACAGATACATCTCCGAGATTCTATTAGCCTCAGGTCTTCTGCTCCGAGATCTCGGCTCAGGGTTAACAACGTTTCAACTACACCCTTCAGGACACCCGATCAACCCAGAGCTGTTCTATGTTCTTGAGCAGACAAAGGGAAGCAGCAACACGCATCTGCTGCTACACAAAGAAGAAAGCAAGGCTCTGAACAAGGAGAAGCTCAACCGCAAACTTGTGTTTGACACGGTTAATGAACTTCTTGTGGAGAAACTAGCATCGGTTGAAGCCACAACGAATCCGTTGATGAAGTCATCTGCTAAGAAAGTAATGAGTGCGCAACAGCTACTGAAAGAGCTGTGCTCAGATATAGAAACACTGCAAAGACAAGCCACAAAGAGATCTGAAAACTTCCTGTTGGAGGAAGAAGACGACTTCCTGAAGAGTGTACTTGCGGAAGATGTGATGATTCGGTCTGGGAACTGGGTGGACTTCAGTGGAGAGACCTCAGGGTTGGTGCTGGATGTGGAGAGGCTTGTTTTCAAGGATCTGGTGAATGAGATCGTGCATGCAGAAACTAGCCGTTTGCAAGCAAAGTCGGGAAGACGAAGAACGCTTTTCGCGGAACAGTAA